Proteins encoded by one window of Rhizophagus irregularis chromosome 31, complete sequence:
- a CDS encoding Elongator subunit, with product MATKNKKGPTQAELMVKACSEIVNELIIAQENSKDVNLNGLKTKYSRLNKLNNQPKLVDIIAAIPEQYKQALLPKLKAKPVRTASGIAIVAVMCKPHRCPHIAVTGNVCVYCPGGPDSDFEYSTQSYTGYEPTSMRAIRARYDPLEQARGRVDQLKSLGHNVDKVEYIVMGGTFMSLPEDYRNWFIANLHNALSGHTTNDVDESVRYSEQSMTKCIGITIETRPDYCLKPHLSQMLRYGCTRLEIGVQSVYEDVARDTNRGHTVKAVIETFQLAKDCGYKVVSHMMPDLPNVGMERDLEQFKEYFENPAFRTDGLKIYPTLVIRGTGLYELWRTGRYKNYTPNALVDLVARILALVPPWTRVYRVQRDIPMPLVTSGVEHGNLRELALNRMKDLGIECRDVRTREVGIVDIHNKVRPDEVELIRRDYVANGGWETFLSYEDPKQDILIGLLRLRKCSSTTFRPELTSCPTSIVRELHVYGSVVPMHNRDPTKFQHQGYGTLLMEEAERIAKFEHGSSKLAVISGIGVRKYYQKLGYTLDGPYMSKILI from the exons tacaaaaaacaaaaaagggCCAACTCAG GCCGAATTAATGGTTAAAGCTTGTAGTGAAATagttaatgaattaataatagcGCAAGAGAATTCAAAAGACGTTAACTTAAATGGATTGAAGACTAAATATTCTCGTttgaataaattgaataatcaaCCAAAATTAGTTGATATTATAGCAGCTATACCCGAACAATATAAACAGGCATTATTGCCTAAGCTTAAAGCGAAACCCGTTAGAACAGCTTCAGGGATTGCGATAGTAGCAGTTATGTGTAAACCACATAGATGCCCACATATTGCAGTAACAGGAAATGTTTGTGTATATTGTCCGGGAGGACCAGATTCTGATTTCGAATATTCTACACAATCATATACGGGATATGAACCAACTAGTATGAGAGCTATAAGGGCAAGATATGATCCGTTGGAACAAGCAAGAGGAAGAGTTGATCAATTAAAAAGTCTCGGGCATAATGTGGATAAAGTTGAATATATTGTAATGGGAGGTACATTTATGTCATTACCTGAAGACTATAGAAATTGGTTTATTGCTAATCTACATAATGCATTATCGGGACATACAACAAATGATGTTGATGAGTCTGTAAGATATTCTGAGCAAAGCATGACAAAATGTATTGGGATCACGATTGAGACACGTCCTGATTATTGTCTTAAACCTCATTTAAGTCAAATGTTGAGATATGGATGTACTAGATTGGAAATTGGAGTTCAAAGTGTATACGAGGATGTTGCGAGAGACACAAATAGAGGTCACACTGTTAAAGCTGTTATAGAGACATTTCAATTAGCAAAAGATTGTGGATATAAGGTAGTTTCTCACATGATGCCTGATTTACCAAATGTTGGAATGGAACGTGATTTGGAgcaatttaaagaatattttgaaaatccAGCATTTCGTACAGATGGATTGAAAATTTACCCTACTTTGGTAATTCGTGGAACTGGTTTATACGAATTATGGAGAACGGGaagatacaaaaattataCTCCAAACGCATTAGTTGATTTAGTGGCGAGAATATTGGCTTTGGTACCTCCATGGACAAGAGTATATCGTGTTCAAAGAGACATTCCAATGCCATTAGTAACTTCCGGCGTTGAACATGGAAATTTACGTGAATTAGCATTAAATAGAATGAAAGATTTAGGTATTGAATGTAGGGATGTTAGAACGAGAGAAGTTGGTATTGttgatattcataataaagtTAGACCTGATGAGGTTGAGTTAATAAGAAGAGATTATGTAGCAAATGGTGGATGGGAAACGTTTTTATCATATGAAGATCCGAAACAAGATATTTTAATAGGTCTTTTAAGATTAAGAAAATGTTCTTCGACCACCTTTCGTCCCGAATTAACTTCTTGTCCTACTTCTATTGTTAGAGAATTACATGTTTATGGTAGTGTTGTACCTATGCATAATAGAGATCCTACTAAATTTCAACATCAAGGGTATGGTACTTTATTAATGGAGGAAGCTGAAAGAATTGCTAAGTTTGAACACGGTAGTTCTAAATTAGCTGTTATTAGTGGTATTGGCGtaagaaaatattatcaaaaattaggTTATACTTTAGATGGTCCTTATatgtcaaaaattttaatttaa